One window from the genome of uncultured Cohaesibacter sp. encodes:
- the ppdK gene encoding pyruvate, phosphate dikinase, whose translation MTKWVYSFGGGRADGSAEMRSLLGGKGANLAEMSNLGLPVPPGFTMTTDLCRRYLAEDHSYPDGLTDQIGEALTRIGALTGRAFGSVKKPLLLSIRAGARKTMPGMMEAILNLGLNDETVEGLAQETGNARFAYDSYRRFIQMYGDVVLGIDQNEFEDILEQIKDEQGFMLDTDLEADDWKSIIEKYKALIEDELDEPFPQDVHAQLWGAIGATFSSWISARAITYRRLHDIPEDWGTAVNVQAMVFGNLGETSATAVAHTRNPTTGAKRLCGEFLLNAQGEDVLAGNRAALDLTCRARLENGGDEPSLEELMPEQFAQFLKICDQLEHHYRDMLELEFTIEGGRLWMLQTRTGRRTHKAALRIAVDLANEGLITREEAVMRVDPRSLDHMLHPTIDEAAKRNILARGLAASPGAAAGHLVFEPKDAEYFANQGKHVILARIETSPEDIHGMHVAQGILTARGGMTSHAAVVARGMGIPCVSGAGMIRIDYEQETLTVGTAVMRKGDLVTIDGGTGEVIDGEVPMQKPELTEEFNQLMDWVDGIRRMKVRCNADTPQDAKSARDFGAEGIGLCRTEHMFFHEERISTIREMIIANSAEDRKQALDKLLPMQRADFIDLFEIMAGLPVIIRLLDPPLHEFLPSETGDIKLVAEKLGVPEKQLFSRIHTMHEFNPMLGHRGCRLAISYPEMVEMQTRAIFEAALDAAAKTGKPVQPEIMVPLVSIRTELEFVKARIDTTAATVMKDAGRTIPYKVGTMIELPRAALQARKIAEEAEFFSFGTNDLTQTTYGISRDDAARYLSDYLRAGVIEQDPFISIDVDGVGEMMEIAVERGRFARPDLELGICGEHGGDPASIDFCERIGLDYISCSPFRVPIARLAAAQASVRRHNRSR comes from the coding sequence ATGACCAAATGGGTCTACAGCTTTGGCGGCGGACGCGCTGACGGCAGTGCGGAAATGCGCAGCCTGCTGGGTGGCAAGGGTGCCAATCTGGCTGAAATGAGCAATCTCGGCCTGCCTGTCCCTCCCGGTTTTACTATGACAACCGATCTCTGCCGACGCTATCTGGCTGAGGACCACAGCTATCCCGATGGCCTCACGGATCAGATCGGCGAAGCCCTCACCCGTATCGGCGCTCTGACGGGCCGTGCCTTTGGCAGTGTCAAGAAGCCCCTGCTTCTGTCCATTCGCGCTGGCGCGCGCAAGACCATGCCGGGCATGATGGAAGCCATTCTCAACCTGGGCCTGAATGACGAGACCGTCGAGGGTCTGGCGCAGGAGACCGGCAACGCTCGCTTTGCCTATGACAGCTACCGCCGCTTCATCCAGATGTATGGCGACGTGGTGCTCGGCATCGACCAGAACGAGTTCGAGGATATCCTCGAGCAAATCAAGGACGAACAGGGCTTCATGCTCGACACCGACCTTGAAGCTGACGACTGGAAGAGCATCATCGAAAAATACAAGGCGCTGATCGAGGACGAACTCGACGAGCCCTTCCCGCAGGATGTCCATGCCCAGCTGTGGGGCGCGATCGGTGCCACCTTCTCGTCGTGGATCAGTGCGCGGGCGATCACCTATCGGCGCCTTCATGACATTCCCGAAGACTGGGGCACGGCGGTCAATGTGCAGGCCATGGTGTTCGGCAACCTCGGCGAAACCTCGGCAACGGCCGTTGCCCATACGCGCAATCCGACCACAGGCGCCAAACGGCTTTGCGGTGAATTCCTGCTCAATGCTCAGGGAGAGGACGTGCTCGCCGGCAATCGGGCGGCACTCGACCTGACCTGTCGCGCGCGGCTCGAGAATGGTGGCGACGAGCCCAGCCTTGAAGAGCTGATGCCCGAACAGTTTGCCCAGTTCCTGAAGATTTGCGACCAGTTGGAACATCACTATCGCGACATGCTGGAACTGGAATTCACCATCGAGGGCGGGCGTTTGTGGATGCTGCAGACCCGGACCGGTCGGCGCACGCACAAGGCCGCTTTGCGGATCGCGGTGGATCTGGCCAACGAGGGGCTGATCACTCGCGAAGAAGCCGTGATGCGCGTCGATCCGCGCTCGCTTGATCACATGCTGCATCCCACCATCGATGAGGCGGCCAAACGCAACATTCTGGCGCGAGGCCTTGCCGCCTCCCCCGGTGCAGCAGCCGGGCATCTGGTGTTTGAGCCCAAGGACGCGGAATATTTCGCCAATCAGGGCAAGCATGTCATTCTGGCCCGCATCGAGACGAGCCCTGAAGACATTCACGGCATGCATGTGGCCCAAGGGATTCTGACCGCTCGCGGTGGCATGACCAGCCACGCGGCGGTGGTTGCACGTGGCATGGGCATTCCCTGCGTCTCCGGTGCGGGCATGATCCGGATCGATTATGAGCAGGAAACGCTGACGGTGGGCACCGCGGTGATGCGCAAGGGCGATCTTGTTACGATTGATGGCGGCACCGGAGAGGTTATCGACGGCGAAGTGCCGATGCAGAAGCCGGAGCTGACCGAGGAATTCAACCAGTTGATGGACTGGGTCGATGGCATCCGCCGGATGAAGGTGCGCTGCAACGCCGATACGCCGCAGGACGCCAAGTCCGCCCGCGATTTCGGTGCCGAAGGCATCGGGCTGTGCCGCACCGAGCATATGTTCTTCCATGAAGAGCGTATCTCGACCATTCGCGAGATGATCATCGCCAACTCTGCTGAAGATCGCAAACAGGCCCTCGACAAACTGTTGCCGATGCAGCGGGCCGACTTCATCGACCTGTTCGAGATCATGGCGGGGCTTCCCGTGATCATTCGCCTGCTCGACCCGCCCCTGCATGAATTCCTGCCGTCCGAGACCGGCGACATCAAGCTGGTTGCCGAGAAGCTCGGGGTTCCGGAAAAGCAGCTGTTCAGCCGCATCCACACCATGCACGAGTTCAACCCGATGCTCGGGCACAGGGGCTGTCGTCTGGCCATTTCCTACCCCGAGATGGTGGAAATGCAGACCCGGGCCATTTTCGAGGCTGCCCTTGATGCCGCAGCCAAGACCGGCAAGCCGGTGCAGCCCGAAATCATGGTGCCTCTGGTCTCGATCCGAACCGAACTGGAATTCGTCAAGGCGCGTATCGACACGACTGCAGCGACCGTGATGAAGGATGCCGGGCGCACCATCCCCTACAAGGTCGGCACCATGATCGAACTACCGAGGGCCGCCCTTCAGGCACGCAAGATCGCCGAAGAGGCAGAGTTTTTCTCGTTCGGCACCAACGACCTGACCCAGACCACCTATGGCATCAGTCGGGATGACGCGGCACGCTATCTTTCGGATTATCTAAGGGCCGGGGTGATCGAGCAGGACCCGTTTATTTCCATCGACGTGGACGGGGTCGGCGAGATGATGGAAATCGCGGTCGAACGTGGCCGCTTTGCACGGCCCGATCTGGAGCTGGGCATCTGTGGTGAGCATGGCGGGGATCCGGCCTCGATCGATTTCTGCGAACGAATCGGCCTCGACTATATCTCCTGCTCGCCCTTCCGCGTCCCCATCGCCCGCCTCGCGGCGGCACAGGCGTCTGTCAGACGGCACAATCGCAGTCGGTAA